In a single window of the Eleginops maclovinus isolate JMC-PN-2008 ecotype Puerto Natales chromosome 6, JC_Emac_rtc_rv5, whole genome shotgun sequence genome:
- the LOC134865791 gene encoding uncharacterized protein LOC134865791 yields the protein MPERCVAAYCSNTRENGFTLHRFPKDPALCELWTQQVCRTRAGPKGTVWKPSSSSVLCSAHFEEECYDSIPALKEQLGIDVRLKKVLLPNSVPRIFHRGTSSRLAPGANGDVKSRRSHALEKRQRLEVLQECQSEYVAEEESDDFPDGDPSTDVNSTEDQHSDFSVQVCLRPPTRTVAMQFKGRGRTKGVQATTSMVTVGTQTEDDCFCFHNTDNSTSCGSDSDDNMSTDDPDYKLPSSDDSAEESPEHNTPPVPPPEAPAGSVFLVFWECLVTLLSTWCSCGLCGSRSLSWQCKEVGTQLQVTIQCGGCGNQGLWNSQPFFGRTAAGNVLLSAAILFSGATVTKVLRVLSRLGVAVMSERSFFRHQDQVLFKAVKRVWGEQQFAMLCLLQAEGEPIVCGGDGRADTPGHCAKYGTYSTMELRKTAVIDVQLVQSNEVGGSYHMEKVGLQRSLEKVQGFVDVGTLVTDRHIGINMMIREDHPDITHQFDIWHVAKSVKKKLQSLGQTRGCQDLKPWVGSIINHLYWSVVSTPPGSGQLVVDKWTSVIDHIHNRHTGFEGLFSSCAHGVLEGREQRKPWLSCHTKVSIEVEKIIRNKRLCADIQRLSPSHQTSYLEAFHSVITHFAPKMCHFSYKGMESRGILAALHFNENANREQRSRHDGEMMFNLRYPKYKKGGYIVRKVLQEPSFGYAEELMRMVEAMCRGEDYNGDDFDIPDPSPVTEPLNASFEKPDKRAAVNAHMTRFSITNNT from the exons atgcctgagcggtgtgttgcagcgtattgttcaaacaccagggagaacggttttacccttcatcggtttccgaaagaccctgctttgtgtgaactctggacgcaacaagtttgtaggacaagagctggtccgaaaggaacagtatggaagccaagctcgtcgtctgtactttgctcagcgcattttgaagaggagtgctacgactcgatccccgctctgaaggagcagcttggtATTGATGTTCGTCTGAAGAAGGTTTTGCTGCCCAATTCGGTTCCGCGTATATTTCATCGAGGGACAAGCTCGAGGTTAGCCCCGGGGGCGAACGGCGACGTCAAGAGCCGGAGGTCTcatgctctggagaaaaggcagagattggag gtacTACAGGAATGCCAGTCTGAGTATgttgctgaagaggaaagcgaTGACTTTCCTGACGGGGACCCATCTACTGAT gtgaaTTCAACAGAAGATCAGCACAGTGACTTTTCCGTTCAAGTGTGTCTGAGGCCACCAACAAGGACGGTGGCTATGCAGTTCAAAGGAAGGGGACGGactaaag gtgTGCAGGCTACTACATCAATGGTCACTGTTGGGACTCAGACTGAGGAtgactgcttttgctttcacaacACCGACAACTCAACCTCTTGTGGCTCTGACTCAGATGACAACATGTCGACAGATGATCCCGACTACAAGCTGCCGTCCTCTGATGATTCAGCTGAAGAGAGTCCTGAACACAATACTCCACCAGTGCCGCCACCTGAGGCGCCAGCAGGTAgcgtttttcttgtgttctggGAATGCCTGGTGACGCTGTTGTCAACATGGTGCAGCTGTGGACTTTGTGGGAGCAGGTCACTGTCCTGGCAGTGTAAAGAAGTAGGAACACAGTTGCAGGTCACCATCCAGTGCGGGGGATGTGGGAACCAAGGACTATGGAACAGTCAACCTTTCTTCGGCAGAACAGCAGCtgggaatgtgttgttgtccgcTGCCATTCTCTTCAGTGGGGCCACTGTCACCAAGGTGCTGCGTGTCCTATCCAGATTGGGCGTTGCTGTGATGTCGGAAAGATCGTTCTTCAGACATCAGGACCAGGTGcttttcaaagctgtgaagcGAGTTTGGGGCGAGCAGCAGTTTGCCATGCTCTGTCTGCTACAGGCAGAAGGGGAACCCATCGTGTGTGGTGGTGACGGGCGTGCCGACACCCCAGGGCATTGCGCTAAGTACGGCACCTACTCAACAATGGAGCTCCggaaaacagctgttattgaCGTACAACTTGTACag agcaATGAGGTTGGAGGGTCCTACCACATGGAGAAAGTGGGACTGCAGCGATCCCTTGAGAAAGTCCAGGGCTTTGTGGATGTCGGAACTctcgtgacagacagacacataggcATCAACATGATGATTAGAGAGGACCATCCAGACATCACGCACCAGTTTGACATATGGCATGTAGCCAAGA gtgtcaagaagaagctgcagagccttGGACAAACTAGAGGTTGCCAGGACCTCAAACCCTGGGTGGGAAGTATTATAAACCATCTGTACTGGTCCGTGGTCTCGACGCCTCCTGGCAGTGGACAACTTGTGGTGGACAAATGGACATCAGTCATCGATCACATCCACAACAGGCACACCGGGTTCGAGGGACTGTTCTCTTCTTGTGCGCACGGAGTCCTGGAAGGCAGGGAACAGCGTAAACCGTGGCTGAGTTGTC ATACGAAGGTGTCTATTGAAGTGGAGAAGATCATCCGGAACAAGAGGCTGTGTGCAGATATACAACGCCTGTCCCCGTCACACCAGACATCCTACCTCGAAGCATTCCATAGCGTGATTACCCACTTTGCGCCAAAGATGTGCCACTTTTCATACAAAGGGATGGAGAGCAG agggatcctggctgctttgcatttcaacgaGAATGCCAACAGGGAGCAGCGGAGCAGACACGATGGCGAGATGATGTTCAACCTGCGGTATCCAAAGTATAAGAAGGGCGGCTACATTGTGAGGAAAGTCTTACAGGAGCCATCTTTTG GCTatgctgaagagctgatgcgGA
- the LOC134865959 gene encoding zinc finger MYM-type protein 1-like — MLSVLRECIIGEIRSADFVSIQADETMDISTQCQLVLVIRYIDKAHHVQERFFEFIPLQNATADSITTALLDRLSSILPDDQKSKLISQAYDGASVMRGAKGGVQKKVQDVYVNAHYVHCYAHQLNLIMQQVTSHIPKVSNFFSDLAGFSSFFSRSPKRTSVLDRVVAHRLPRASTVRWNFHSRTVNTVFEHKEDLLQCFETIRDSGEFDPITVREAGGFVRLLEDDSFSFFLKLFHLIMPNVDILYNQLQKRTIDSVFVQGIMQQFTNNIQKIRDYLPTLCGEHSGSVSQLAKKRRTLGPDDLQRLATEADRFQQYRSQFPEAALNTTMEAYPLLNKNKLKTELALIYSNDKFKSCSGAVALYQLFMGNNLQDTFSETVALLKILITTPMTTAESERCFSTLKRIKTFLRNTMSQDRLNALAMLSMEKNLVKTIPDFNQRVIEKFAAVKDRMAKCDDGDKKALDSCLLEPHCTPLTEALGNLYPSEAQTQSLQLCIVNLFLQPS; from the exons ATGCTGTCAGTTTTGAGAGAGTGCATCATTGGAGAAATCAGGAGTGCAGACTTTGTCTCCATCCAGGCTGATGAAACAATGGACATTTCCACTCAGTGTCAGCTGGTGCTTGTGATCCGCTACATTGACAAAGCCCATCATGTCCAAGAGAGGTTTTTTGAGTTCATACCTCTCCAAAATGCCACAGCTGATTCCATCACCACAGCACTTCTGGATAGGTTGAGCTCCATTCTCCCTGATGACCAGAAGAGCAAGCTCATTTCCCAAGCATACGATGGTGCAAGTGTCATGAGAGGAGCCAAAGGTGGTGTACAGAAGAAGGTCCAAGACGTGTATGTGAATGCACACTATGTCCATTGCTATGCTCACCAACTTAACCTCATCATGCAGCAGGTGACTTCCCATATCCCAAAAGTGAGTAATTTCTTCTCAGACCTGGCTGGATTCTCTAGTTTTTTTTCAAGATCTCCAAAGAGAACCAGCGTGCTCGATAGAGTGGTGGCCCACAGACTCCCAAGAGCAAGCACAGTGAGGTGGAACTTTCATAGCCGAACTGTGAACACTGTTTTTGAGCACAAAGAAGACCTGCTCCAGTGTTTTGAAACCATCAGGGACTCAGGAGAGTTTGATCCTATCACTGTGAGAGAAGCTGGAGGGTTTGTgaggctgctggaggatgaTAGTTTCAGCTTCTTCCTGAAACTGTTCCATCTCATCATGCCTAATGTGGACATTCTCTACAACCAGCTCCAGAAGCGGACCATTGACTCAGTCTTTGTTCAGGGAATCATGCAGCAGTTCACAAACAACATACAAAAGATCAG AGATTACCTCCCTACTCTCTGTGGAGAACACAGTGGCAGTGTATCTCAGCTGGCCAAGAAACGCCGCACACTGGGCCCAGATGATCTTCAGAGGCTAGCCACAGAG GCAGACAGATTCCAGCAGTACCGCAGCCAGTTCCCTGAAGCAGCACTGAACACCACCATGGAGGCTTACCCACTGCTGAACAAGAACAAGCTGAAAACTGAACTGGCTCTCATCTACAGCAACGATAAGTTCAAGAGCTGCAGTGGTGCTGTGGCTCTGTACCAGCTCTTCATGGGGAACAATCTTCAGGACACCTTCTCAGAGACTGTGGCGCTGCTGAAGATCCTCATCACAACTCCTATGACCACAGCTGAGTCTGAGAGGTGCTTCTCAACACTGAAGAGAATCAAGACCTTCCTCAGGAACACAATGTCACAGGATCGTCTTAATGCATTGGCCATGCTCTCTATGGAGAAGAATCTTGTCAAAACCATCCCTGACTTCAACCAAAGAGTCATTGAGAAATTCGCTGCTGTCAAGGATAGAAtggcaaaat GTGACGACGGAGATAAGAAGGCTTTAGACAGCTGTTTGCTAGAACCTCACTGCACACCACTCACTGAGGCTTTGGGCAATCTGTATCCAAGTGAAGCCCAGACCCAg agcctgcagctctgcattgtgaatctgtttctgcagccatcgtaa